The following proteins are encoded in a genomic region of Sphingobium amiense:
- a CDS encoding type IV secretion system DNA-binding domain-containing protein, with protein sequence MARKNDIRTDGRAIPLTHHSARGRVQRNSGNFTRGSQLLTHELLMWFSGAKLPILMWFFLFAAAWFVIMSIKLDEHGFQLICMKIYAALWNWVDLNPNKRVNVTLPSGEVMRTVMPAVPYIAEVIQAWKIAMKGLLAAFFVSIFITIPVALWFVDLSRQRGKTILQERHERGAMLVARHVLLNEISQHNYAKFEEEAQDRLPGLAPAKILDMPFRARKAAGIHHPYTLAGIPYPHRTEQSHTMLIGTTGSGKTTELRSLVSQVRAREDTAVIFDLTGAYVEAFYDSARDTILNPMDARCPAWSIFNDCTTHSEFTAAAAALIPSDGGSAEPFWALAARTLFIEMCIRLQERGATTNLALSENLMTADLKRVHRFLANTIADPLTAPEAARMAESIRAVFNTNAQVLRFLPDEGPRFSIRDWTTTEKKPGAILFITSNYVDLAMNRALLTLWMDIAINRLMTMPRTRDLRTWFMFDELGALHRLPAIENGLQTARAFGGAMILGIHSFEKLIEVYGEQGARNLASLARSKLMLATADLDTAEQCARYIGNREVRQMDEAYSYGYNNTRDASTLTPRKQVEPLVIADDITNLPSMHGFVKFPDGFPAARIQLQWKDYPQVAQGFIARPNLQPVRSRRGEEAFEGSDGGEAGGRDGAAQVIGEVADPVNLAKELAANILSAEVEDEHDEAARRAQRAAESDERPATPTHAADRAQAARAATGDPQTVPRDRDGRGQPAPVPQVEDQTLVELRQAFGREDDGMDMGI encoded by the coding sequence ATGGCGCGTAAAAACGATATCCGCACAGACGGCCGGGCCATCCCCTTGACCCATCACAGCGCGCGCGGACGGGTGCAGCGCAATTCGGGCAATTTTACCCGCGGCTCGCAGCTTCTCACCCACGAACTTCTGATGTGGTTCTCGGGTGCGAAACTGCCCATCCTGATGTGGTTCTTCCTCTTCGCGGCCGCCTGGTTCGTGATCATGTCGATCAAGCTCGACGAGCACGGCTTCCAGCTCATCTGCATGAAGATTTATGCCGCGCTCTGGAACTGGGTCGACCTCAACCCCAACAAGCGCGTCAACGTCACCCTGCCGAGCGGCGAGGTCATGCGTACGGTGATGCCCGCGGTGCCTTATATCGCCGAGGTCATCCAGGCCTGGAAGATCGCGATGAAAGGCCTTCTGGCGGCCTTCTTCGTATCCATCTTCATCACCATCCCGGTCGCACTCTGGTTCGTCGATCTTTCGCGCCAGCGGGGCAAGACGATCCTTCAGGAACGCCACGAGCGCGGAGCCATGCTGGTCGCCCGCCACGTGCTTCTCAACGAGATCAGCCAGCACAATTACGCGAAGTTCGAAGAGGAGGCGCAGGATCGCCTGCCCGGCCTCGCCCCGGCCAAGATTCTCGACATGCCGTTTCGTGCACGCAAGGCGGCGGGCATCCATCACCCCTATACGCTTGCGGGCATCCCTTATCCGCATCGCACCGAGCAGTCGCATACCATGCTCATCGGTACGACCGGATCGGGCAAGACGACCGAACTCAGGAGCCTGGTTTCGCAGGTGCGAGCCCGCGAGGACACGGCCGTCATCTTCGATCTCACCGGCGCCTATGTCGAAGCCTTCTACGATTCCGCGCGCGATACGATCCTCAACCCGATGGACGCGCGCTGCCCGGCCTGGTCGATCTTCAACGACTGCACCACGCATAGCGAATTCACTGCCGCAGCGGCGGCGCTCATTCCCTCGGACGGCGGCTCTGCCGAACCCTTCTGGGCGCTCGCGGCGCGCACCCTCTTCATCGAGATGTGCATCCGGCTCCAGGAGCGCGGCGCGACGACCAATCTCGCGCTCTCCGAGAACCTGATGACGGCCGACCTGAAGCGGGTTCACCGTTTCCTTGCCAACACGATCGCGGACCCGCTCACCGCGCCGGAAGCCGCACGCATGGCGGAATCGATCCGCGCGGTCTTCAATACCAATGCGCAGGTGCTGCGCTTCCTTCCCGACGAGGGGCCACGCTTCTCGATCCGCGACTGGACCACGACCGAGAAGAAGCCCGGCGCGATCCTGTTCATCACCTCGAACTATGTCGATCTGGCGATGAACCGGGCGCTGCTGACGCTGTGGATGGACATCGCCATCAACCGCCTCATGACCATGCCGCGCACCCGCGATCTGCGCACCTGGTTCATGTTCGACGAACTCGGCGCACTCCATCGTCTGCCCGCGATCGAGAATGGTCTCCAGACCGCCCGCGCGTTCGGCGGCGCGATGATCCTGGGGATCCACAGCTTCGAAAAACTGATCGAGGTCTATGGCGAGCAGGGTGCCCGCAATCTCGCCTCGCTCGCGCGCTCCAAGCTGATGCTCGCAACCGCCGATCTCGACACCGCCGAGCAATGCGCGCGCTACATCGGCAACCGCGAAGTACGGCAGATGGATGAAGCCTATAGCTACGGCTACAACAACACGCGCGACGCCTCGACGCTGACGCCGCGCAAGCAGGTCGAGCCGCTCGTCATCGCGGACGACATCACCAACCTGCCCTCGATGCATGGTTTCGTGAAATTCCCTGATGGCTTCCCCGCGGCGCGCATCCAGCTCCAGTGGAAAGACTACCCCCAGGTCGCCCAGGGCTTCATCGCCCGTCCCAATCTCCAGCCGGTGCGATCAAGGCGCGGAGAGGAGGCGTTCGAGGGGAGCGATGGGGGCGAAGCGGGCGGGCGCGATGGCGCCGCGCAGGTGATCGGGGAGGTTGCCGATCCCGTCAATCTGGCCAAGGAACTTGCCGCCAATATCCTGTCGGCCGAGGTCGAGGATGAGCATGATGAAGCGGCCCGCCGGGCGCAGCGTGCGGCCGAGAGCGACGAGCGGCCAGCAACCCCCACGCACGCCGCGGACAGGGCACAGGCGGCGCGCGCTGCGACCGGGGATCCTCAGACCGTGCCGCGCGATCGCGACGGGCGGGGTCAACCTGCGCCAGTGCCCCAGGTCGAGGATCAGACGCTGGTCGAGCTAAGGCAGGCGTTCGGGCGCGAGGACGACGGCATGGACATGGGGATCTGA
- the mobF gene encoding MobF family relaxase: MLSVASVRSASGAANYFAKDDYYTVEGSSEISAWGGEGAGALGLSGEVGKDAFEGMLNGILPSGEGVAQVENRRAGLDLTFSMPKSASILAYVAGDKRILAANMAAVQKTMAWVEKNLAEGRKDIGGRTVPVATGNLVYALFQHDTSRALDPQGHIHAVIANLTRLPDGKWQALHADKIWSHNTVIGSIYHAYLREGIEQLGFRIEALGKHGTFEIAGVPRKVIDAYSQRREAILEKAAALGIVSHKGRDQITTNTRDPKLNVKDRDALKQEWIDKAASLGFDGKALVEGALARSDRHGALGPLERGYKAVTEAIAAGREKLGDLVRPADPLVDRGLARVTQSPAIARAQLAVASAVRIHSEREAAFPIHRLAKTALDLGLKDVTIDRIEQRIQQLVARGTLLRGQERAADFVTTRQALATETQILTQVEAGRGQANPIIDASEAPGRLQAAATQPLNTGQLAAATLILGSADRTVSIQGIAGAGKSTMLQAVARVAEAEGRAITGLAFQNKMVADLAEGAGVPAQTIASFVLAHERYVAEPQGPGYDAARAAHAGSMLVVDETSMVSSNDMLKLHAIVETLGVDKLVLVGDRQQLSSIDAGKSFAMIQAAGGTLARMDENIRQRTDVLRTVAALANIGKASEAMRVLGDKVIEASQPAEHAADLWLALDPAERQATAVFASGREARAAINERIQAGLAAEGSLEGEGIHLTVYERVNTTREELRYAATYRAGMTLEVGRGGGQDIGLRAGRYDVLAVHANGKVELGEGRRRIRFDPLKLSPTETRDRLQLTEKKDLHLRAGDRIRWTANDKPRGLTNASLARVVAVNRDSVTVETAGRDRLVLAFGDPMLSRVDLAYALNMHMAQGITTDKAITVMDSHERNLSNQRLFNVGVTRVRDDLTMVVDDKAKLERQLDHNPGNKTSALETLGRLEIDGPGRAQASGPFDPGPVEGGPGPKAAEGLDGFPPVPPAEGQVAARAKSDDLSAPRLKPEQADLLPPLPERSLGLDL; the protein is encoded by the coding sequence ATGCTGTCGGTCGCCTCGGTCCGCTCGGCTTCGGGCGCCGCGAATTATTTCGCGAAGGACGACTATTACACCGTCGAAGGATCCTCCGAGATCAGCGCCTGGGGCGGGGAGGGCGCGGGGGCGCTCGGGCTGTCGGGAGAAGTGGGTAAGGATGCGTTCGAGGGCATGCTCAACGGCATCCTGCCTTCGGGAGAAGGGGTGGCTCAAGTAGAGAACCGCCGGGCCGGCCTCGACCTCACCTTCTCCATGCCCAAGTCAGCCTCGATCCTGGCCTATGTGGCGGGCGACAAGCGCATTCTCGCCGCCAACATGGCGGCGGTCCAGAAGACGATGGCCTGGGTCGAGAAAAACCTCGCCGAAGGTCGCAAGGATATCGGCGGGCGAACCGTCCCTGTCGCGACCGGCAACCTCGTCTATGCCCTCTTCCAGCACGACACGAGCCGTGCCCTCGATCCCCAGGGGCATATCCATGCAGTGATCGCCAACCTGACCCGTCTGCCCGACGGCAAATGGCAAGCGCTCCACGCGGACAAGATCTGGAGCCACAACACCGTCATCGGCTCGATCTACCACGCCTATCTGCGCGAAGGCATCGAGCAGCTCGGTTTCAGGATCGAGGCGCTCGGCAAGCACGGCACCTTCGAGATCGCCGGCGTACCGCGCAAGGTGATTGATGCCTACAGCCAGCGCCGCGAAGCGATCCTCGAAAAGGCGGCGGCGCTTGGCATCGTCTCGCACAAGGGCCGCGACCAGATCACCACCAATACCCGCGATCCCAAGCTCAATGTCAAGGATCGCGACGCCCTCAAACAGGAATGGATCGACAAGGCGGCGTCGCTCGGATTTGACGGAAAGGCCCTCGTCGAGGGCGCCCTGGCGCGGTCCGATCGCCATGGGGCGCTCGGACCGCTCGAACGCGGCTACAAGGCGGTGACCGAGGCGATCGCCGCCGGGCGCGAAAAGCTCGGCGACCTTGTCCGGCCCGCGGATCCTTTGGTCGATCGCGGCCTTGCCCGCGTCACCCAGTCGCCCGCCATCGCGCGGGCCCAGCTCGCGGTCGCCTCGGCAGTCCGTATTCATAGCGAACGCGAGGCGGCCTTTCCCATCCATCGCCTTGCCAAGACCGCGCTCGACCTTGGCCTCAAGGACGTGACGATCGATCGGATCGAACAGCGGATCCAGCAACTCGTCGCGCGCGGCACGCTGCTCAGGGGACAGGAGCGCGCAGCTGACTTCGTCACCACCCGGCAGGCACTAGCCACGGAAACCCAGATCCTGACCCAGGTAGAGGCGGGCCGCGGACAGGCGAACCCAATCATCGACGCGTCCGAGGCGCCGGGCCGCCTGCAGGCCGCAGCGACGCAGCCCCTCAATACAGGCCAGCTCGCCGCCGCTACCTTGATCCTCGGCTCGGCCGACCGCACGGTCTCGATCCAGGGCATCGCCGGCGCCGGCAAGTCGACGATGCTTCAGGCCGTCGCCCGCGTGGCGGAGGCGGAAGGACGCGCCATCACCGGCCTTGCCTTCCAGAACAAGATGGTCGCCGACCTGGCCGAAGGCGCAGGCGTCCCTGCGCAAACCATCGCCTCTTTCGTGCTTGCCCATGAACGGTATGTCGCCGAACCGCAGGGCCCGGGCTATGATGCGGCGCGGGCGGCACATGCCGGATCGATGCTGGTCGTCGACGAGACCTCGATGGTGTCGTCGAACGATATGCTCAAGCTGCACGCCATCGTCGAGACGCTTGGCGTCGACAAGCTCGTGCTGGTTGGTGACCGGCAGCAGCTCTCCTCGATCGATGCGGGCAAATCCTTCGCCATGATCCAGGCGGCGGGCGGCACGCTGGCGCGCATGGACGAGAATATCCGCCAGCGGACCGACGTCCTGCGCACCGTCGCCGCGCTTGCCAATATCGGCAAGGCAAGCGAGGCGATGCGGGTGCTGGGCGACAAGGTCATCGAAGCCTCCCAGCCCGCAGAACATGCCGCCGATCTCTGGCTGGCGCTCGATCCCGCGGAGCGCCAGGCGACCGCGGTCTTTGCCTCGGGACGCGAGGCACGTGCGGCGATCAACGAGAGGATCCAGGCGGGTCTTGCCGCCGAAGGATCGCTGGAAGGGGAGGGCATCCATCTCACGGTCTATGAGCGGGTCAACACGACGCGCGAGGAACTGCGCTACGCGGCCACCTACCGCGCCGGCATGACGCTCGAGGTCGGTCGGGGCGGCGGCCAGGACATAGGGCTCCGCGCCGGGCGCTACGACGTCCTGGCTGTCCACGCCAATGGCAAGGTCGAGCTGGGCGAAGGCCGCCGCCGTATACGTTTCGATCCGCTGAAATTGTCGCCGACCGAGACACGCGATCGCCTCCAGCTGACCGAGAAGAAGGATCTCCACTTGCGGGCCGGTGACCGCATACGCTGGACGGCCAACGACAAGCCGCGCGGCCTGACCAACGCCTCGCTCGCCCGGGTTGTCGCCGTCAATCGCGACAGCGTGACAGTCGAGACGGCGGGGAGGGACCGGCTCGTGCTCGCGTTTGGCGATCCCATGCTGAGCCGGGTGGACCTGGCCTATGCGCTCAACATGCACATGGCGCAGGGGATCACCACCGACAAGGCGATCACGGTCATGGATAGCCATGAGCGCAACCTGTCGAACCAGCGCCTCTTCAACGTCGGCGTCACCCGCGTGCGCGACGACCTCACCATGGTGGTCGACGACAAGGCGAAGCTCGAGCGGCAACTCGACCACAACCCCGGGAACAAGACCTCTGCGCTCGAGACCCTGGGCCGGCTCGAAATCGACGGTCCGGGAAGGGCGCAGGCATCCGGCCCATTCGATCCGGGACCTGTCGAAGGCGGACCTGGTCCCAAAGCGGCCGAAGGACTCGATGGCTTTCCGCCGGTGCCCCCGGCCGAAGGGCAGGTGGCCGCCAGGGCGAAGTCTGATGATCTGAGCGCGCCGCGCCTCAAGCCCGAACAAGCCGATCTGCTGCCCCCGCTGCCCGAACGCAGTCTGGGCCTCGATTTGTAA